In Ailuropoda melanoleuca isolate Jingjing chromosome 7, ASM200744v2, whole genome shotgun sequence, one genomic interval encodes:
- the EDF1 gene encoding endothelial differentiation-related factor 1 → MALKGLCENRQQLSHGARGRKTDPPHPPKDPGHRMALMCPVLSSEEGPLLGRTSPARADSLTPHILALTARPSPRLISQTCEGNWVTVADCLPYKTRSRYSDGVAPLEGVRMADGVPGLRGPLLCDTCCGSLPHATRPWTLRKWEATAARTGCARSPSPTCECWRPHRTAPTLAPNIFAARDHDRGDTELQFACRAGNRNESECGKAPPQRLPRVREGAAPTPRPTAILAAQRRGEDVETSKKWAAGQNKQHSITKNTAKLDRETEELHHDRVTLEVGKVIQQGRQSKGLTQKDLATKINEKPQVIADYESGRAIPNNQVLGKIERAIGECPLVLYGVSAAAP, encoded by the exons ATGGCTCTCAAGG GCCTTTGCGAGAACAGACAGCAGCTGTCAcatggagcccgaggcaggaaGACTGACCCCCCCCATCCCCCGAAGGACCCAGGACACAGGATGGCCCTCATGTGCCCAGTTCTGTCCTCAGAGGAGGGACCCCTGCTCGGCAGAACCAGCCCTGCAAGGGCGGACTCCCTCACCCCACACATCCTGGCCCTAACAGCCCGGCCTTCTCCTCGGCTCATTTCCCAGACGTGTGAAG GTAACTGGGTGACGGTGGCAGACTGCTTACCTTACAAGACGCGGAGTCGCTACAGTGACGGCGTGGCGCCTCTGGAGGGAGTACGGATGGCGGATGGCGTACCAGGCCTCCGAGGGCCGCTCCTTTGTGACACCTGCTGCGGCTCCTTGCCCCACGCTACCCGCCCCTGGACGCTGAGGAAATGGGAAGCAACCGCAGCCAGGACAGGGTGTGCACGG agcccttCCCCAACCTGCGAATGCTGGAGGCCCCACCGAACCGCACCCACCCTCGCCCCCAACATCTTTGCAGCACGTGACCACGACCGCGGAGACACGGAACTTCAGTTCGCGTGCAGGGCAGGAAACAGAAACGAGTCCGAGTGCGGAAAAGCTCCCCCGCAGCGCCTTCCGCGTGTCCGGGAAGGCGCCGCACCGACCCCGCGGCCAACG GCCATCTTAGCAGCTCAGAGACGAGGAGAGGACGTGGAGACTTCCAAGAAAT GGGCCGCTGGCCAGAACAAGCAGCATTCGATCACCAAGAACACGGCCAAGCTGGACCGGGAGACTGAGGAGCTGCACCATGACCGCGTGACCCTGGAGGTGGGCAAGGTGATCCAGCAGGGCCGGCAGAGCAAGGGGCTGACTCAGAAGGACTTGGCGACG aaaatcaatgaaaagcCGCAGGTCATCGCAGACTACGAGAGTGGACGGGCCATTCCTAATAACCAGGTTCTGGGCAAAATTGAGAGAGCTATTGGTGAGTGTCCTCTGGTTCTTTATGGGGTCTCCGCTGCTGCTCCCTGA